A portion of the Armatimonadota bacterium genome contains these proteins:
- a CDS encoding ABC transporter permease subunit → MHLSFAGLGNWHRLLTDPRFWTSLGNTVAIVAGAVSLEVLLGFGLALLVYRPLPGGAFFRVLFVIPMALTPIAVGYMWRMLLNETIGPLNAILEAVGLPPLGWVSGDTLPLLSMILVDVWQWTPFVLCLASLQALPEELWEAAQLDGASGGQTLRYLTLPLMIPTLLTAGFLRAVEAFKIVDVIFIITGGGPGTRTESLTLHAYYRGLHAFDLAYGATIAFSLFPLYWLVTASLKDALAVHQGPKFLPWVDFQPTLDAWRNLLLGVERETVYGPLLNSLVVGSSSSLLSMALGASAAYGLARLRVRLGPMTNEDVLFWIVSQRIMPPIVTALALFLLLRTVGLLDTRTGLVLVYVTFNLPLATWLMHKFFRQIPPSLEEAALVDGATRARVLWHVVLPVSVPGLVATFLFCFLFAWNELLFALILTFNRARTLPTLIAAQHTQRGIEWRSLSAMSLITLAPVVLITLLLQGYLVGRVLGGTER, encoded by the coding sequence TTGCACCTCAGTTTCGCGGGCCTGGGGAACTGGCATCGGTTGCTCACGGATCCCCGGTTCTGGACAAGTCTCGGGAACACGGTGGCGATCGTGGCGGGAGCCGTGAGCCTGGAGGTCCTGTTGGGGTTCGGGCTCGCGCTCCTGGTATACCGTCCCTTGCCGGGAGGGGCCTTCTTCCGCGTGCTCTTCGTCATCCCCATGGCCCTCACCCCCATCGCGGTGGGGTATATGTGGCGGATGCTGCTCAACGAGACCATCGGTCCCCTCAACGCCATCCTGGAGGCCGTGGGCCTTCCACCCCTCGGCTGGGTGAGCGGAGATACGCTGCCCCTTCTGTCCATGATCCTGGTGGACGTGTGGCAGTGGACGCCCTTCGTCCTGTGTCTGGCCAGCCTGCAGGCCCTTCCGGAAGAGCTCTGGGAGGCAGCCCAGCTCGATGGGGCCTCCGGAGGGCAGACCCTCCGGTACCTGACCCTCCCCCTGATGATCCCCACCCTCCTCACCGCGGGCTTCCTGCGGGCCGTAGAGGCCTTTAAGATCGTGGACGTCATCTTCATCATCACGGGCGGAGGACCCGGCACCCGCACAGAAAGCCTCACCCTGCACGCCTACTACCGGGGTCTCCACGCGTTTGACCTCGCATACGGGGCCACCATCGCCTTCAGTCTCTTCCCCCTGTACTGGCTTGTGACCGCCTCCTTGAAGGACGCCCTCGCCGTCCACCAGGGGCCGAAGTTCCTCCCCTGGGTGGACTTCCAACCGACCCTGGACGCCTGGCGGAACCTCCTCCTGGGGGTAGAGCGGGAGACGGTCTACGGACCGCTCCTGAATAGCCTCGTGGTGGGAAGCAGCAGCAGCCTTCTCTCCATGGCCCTGGGCGCGAGCGCCGCCTACGGGCTCGCGCGGCTTCGGGTGCGGCTGGGACCCATGACCAACGAGGACGTGCTCTTCTGGATCGTCTCCCAGCGCATCATGCCCCCCATCGTCACCGCCCTAGCGCTTTTCCTCCTGCTGCGCACGGTGGGTCTCCTCGATACCCGTACGGGTCTTGTGCTCGTGTATGTGACCTTCAACCTTCCGCTTGCCACCTGGCTCATGCACAAATTCTTCCGTCAGATCCCGCCCTCCCTGGAGGAGGCGGCCCTGGTGGACGGTGCGACCCGGGCCCGGGTCCTGTGGCACGTGGTCCTGCCGGTTTCCGTGCCGGGACTGGTGGCCACGTTCCTGTTCTGCTTCCTGTTCGCGTGGAACGAGCTCCTGTTCGCCCTCATCCTCACCTTCAACCGGGCCCGTACCCTCCCCACCCTCATCGCGGCCCAGCACACCCAGCGGGGGATCGAGTGGCGGTCGCTCTCCGCCATGTCCCTCATCACCCTCGCCCCCGTGGTCTTGATCACCCTGTTGCTGCAGGGGTATTTGGTAGGGCGGGTGCTGGGAGGGACGGAGCGATGA
- a CDS encoding IclR family transcriptional regulator, which yields MKIRAHARNGVQSVERAAAVLRVLGEAGRPLGVAEISARIAVPRPTVYRLLQSLAREGLVTPVGRGFTIGAGVLWLAARRLEQLELRTVGRPILKDLRDRTGETVHLAVLEGGQVVYVEKVESPGPIRMASMVGRIFPAHSTALGKAMLAYLPQEQLQEILRRHGLPARTANTITDPARLLEELALVRARGFSIDNVENEEGIRCVGAPIFDHTGAVAGAVSVSGSVATISLERARRELGPLVREAAERISRALGWSGAPRWGRR from the coding sequence ATGAAGATCCGGGCACACGCGCGCAACGGCGTGCAATCCGTGGAGCGGGCCGCGGCGGTGCTGCGGGTCCTGGGGGAGGCAGGCCGGCCCCTGGGGGTTGCGGAGATCAGCGCGCGGATCGCGGTCCCCCGCCCCACCGTCTACCGCCTCCTCCAGTCCCTGGCCCGGGAAGGACTGGTGACCCCCGTGGGCCGCGGCTTCACCATCGGGGCTGGGGTGCTGTGGCTCGCCGCGCGGCGCCTGGAGCAGCTGGAACTCCGGACCGTGGGTCGCCCCATCCTCAAGGACCTGCGGGACCGCACGGGCGAGACCGTGCACCTTGCGGTGCTGGAGGGGGGCCAGGTGGTCTACGTGGAGAAGGTGGAGTCCCCCGGCCCCATCCGCATGGCCTCCATGGTGGGCCGCATCTTCCCTGCTCACAGCACCGCCCTGGGTAAGGCCATGCTGGCCTATCTGCCGCAGGAGCAGCTTCAGGAAATCCTCCGCCGGCACGGGCTTCCCGCCCGCACCGCAAACACCATCACGGACCCCGCCCGTCTGTTGGAAGAGCTTGCCCTCGTCCGCGCCCGGGGCTTCTCCATCGACAACGTGGAAAACGAGGAGGGGATCCGGTGCGTGGGCGCCCCCATCTTCGATCACACGGGCGCGGTGGCAGGCGCGGTGAGCGTCTCGGGATCCGTGGCCACCATCTCCCTGGAGCGGGCCCGACGGGAACTGGGACCCCTCGTGCGGGAGGCCGCGGAGCGCATCTCCCGGGCCCTGGGCTGGAGCGGAGCGCCCCGGTGGGGACGACGGTAG
- a CDS encoding glycoside hydrolase family 1 protein — protein sequence MKRFPEGFRWGTATSSHQVEGGNTNNDWWLFEQQPGRIRDGSRSGAACDWWHRAEEDFDRMRALHQNAHRLSLEWSRLEPEPDRWEEEAEARYRQMLRGLRERGIEPMVTLNHFTLPLWVAQQGGWENPKIVYWFARYAERCAEAFGELVSWWIPINEPNVVVALGYLHGKHPPAVRNPLRAWQAIPNLLRAHAAAYRALHEVQRDAQVGTAHNLRPFDPARPDGKLDRWICSVHGQFFNWMWLEALHRGVVRSALGRWVLPECAGTLDFVGVNYYTRDRLRFAPWRVSYGLAQTVRDPGAVYSDGDYGEVYPEGLYRVVREVWERYRRPVFVTENGLPDADDDLRPRFLVEHLSALHRAIEEGADVRGYYHWSLVDNFEWAEGWSLRFGLIALDPQTQIRTFRPSAYLYAEICARNALPG from the coding sequence GTGAAGCGCTTCCCCGAAGGGTTCCGCTGGGGGACTGCCACCAGCAGCCACCAGGTGGAGGGGGGGAACACCAACAACGACTGGTGGCTGTTTGAGCAGCAGCCCGGCCGCATCCGGGATGGAAGCCGCTCGGGAGCCGCCTGCGACTGGTGGCACCGGGCGGAGGAGGATTTCGACCGGATGCGGGCGCTGCACCAGAACGCCCATCGGCTTTCCCTGGAGTGGAGCCGCCTGGAACCGGAGCCGGACCGGTGGGAGGAGGAGGCCGAGGCCCGCTACCGCCAGATGCTGCGGGGACTGCGGGAGCGGGGGATTGAACCCATGGTAACCCTGAACCACTTCACCCTGCCCTTGTGGGTGGCCCAGCAGGGCGGGTGGGAGAATCCCAAGATCGTGTACTGGTTTGCGCGGTACGCAGAGCGCTGCGCGGAGGCGTTCGGGGAGCTCGTCTCCTGGTGGATCCCCATCAACGAGCCCAACGTGGTGGTGGCCCTGGGCTACCTGCACGGCAAGCACCCGCCGGCCGTCCGCAACCCGCTTCGGGCCTGGCAGGCCATCCCGAACCTCCTGCGGGCCCACGCGGCCGCCTACCGGGCTCTCCATGAGGTCCAGCGGGACGCTCAGGTGGGCACCGCCCACAACCTCCGTCCCTTCGATCCCGCCCGCCCGGATGGGAAGCTCGACCGTTGGATCTGCTCCGTGCACGGACAGTTCTTCAACTGGATGTGGCTGGAGGCGCTGCACCGGGGGGTGGTCCGTTCCGCCCTGGGACGCTGGGTCCTTCCGGAGTGCGCGGGAACCCTGGACTTCGTGGGCGTGAACTACTACACCCGGGACCGCCTTCGGTTCGCCCCCTGGCGGGTCTCCTACGGCCTCGCGCAGACCGTGCGGGATCCCGGTGCCGTCTACAGCGATGGGGACTACGGGGAGGTGTATCCGGAGGGCCTGTACCGGGTGGTGCGGGAGGTGTGGGAACGTTACCGCAGGCCCGTGTTCGTCACGGAGAACGGGCTCCCGGACGCGGACGACGACCTACGGCCTCGGTTTCTGGTGGAGCACCTCTCCGCCCTCCATCGGGCCATCGAGGAGGGCGCGGATGTGCGCGGCTACTACCACTGGTCGCTGGTGGACAACTTCGAGTGGGCGGAGGGGTGGAGCCTCCGGTTCGGGCTCATCGCCCTAGACCCCCAAACCCAGATCCGCACCTTCCGGCCCAGCGCCTATCTGTACGCGGAGATCTGCGCCCGCAACGCCCTGCCCGGGTAA